In a single window of the Niabella ginsenosidivorans genome:
- the dinB gene encoding DNA polymerase IV: MEATHRKIIHIDMDAFYASVEQRDFPEYRGKPLIVGGSPEGRGGVVATASYEARRYGVHAAMPSKTAQRLCPGAIFVYPRFDTYKAVSQQIHEIFHRYTDIIEPLSLDEAYLDVTHDKQGISSAIAIARLIKAAIKEELRLTASAGISVNKSVAKIASDINKPDGLTFIGPSKIEAFMEQLAVEKFHGVGKVTAAKMNAMGLHTGSDLKKLSETDLIQHFGKPGKFYYQIVRGIDNRAVQPYRETKSVSVEDTYQEDLTTKAAMLPELELLTEKLAQRLLRSGLKGRTVTLKFKFHDFTIITRSHSSAELMNSKETIFPIVKIILDKAPVEEKRVRLLGVGISNFEIADQRKKDNPDGQLRLF, translated from the coding sequence GTGGAAGCAACACATCGTAAGATCATTCACATAGATATGGATGCCTTTTATGCATCCGTAGAACAGCGCGATTTTCCGGAATACCGCGGAAAACCGCTTATTGTGGGCGGCTCACCTGAAGGGCGCGGCGGTGTGGTAGCTACGGCCAGCTATGAAGCCAGAAGGTATGGGGTACACGCTGCAATGCCGTCTAAAACCGCACAGCGGCTCTGCCCCGGCGCCATTTTTGTTTATCCACGTTTTGATACCTATAAAGCCGTATCCCAACAGATACACGAGATCTTTCACCGGTACACAGATATTATAGAACCGCTTTCCTTGGACGAAGCCTACCTGGATGTAACGCATGACAAACAGGGCATCAGCTCTGCAATTGCAATAGCCCGGCTGATCAAAGCAGCCATTAAAGAAGAGCTGCGGCTTACTGCATCGGCGGGCATTTCCGTTAACAAATCCGTTGCAAAGATTGCGTCGGATATCAACAAACCGGATGGCCTCACCTTCATAGGCCCATCGAAAATTGAAGCTTTTATGGAGCAGCTGGCCGTGGAAAAATTTCATGGCGTTGGCAAAGTAACAGCAGCAAAGATGAACGCAATGGGACTGCACACCGGCAGCGATTTAAAAAAACTGTCTGAAACAGACCTGATCCAACATTTCGGGAAGCCGGGAAAATTCTATTACCAGATCGTAAGAGGCATTGACAACCGCGCTGTGCAACCTTACCGCGAAACCAAATCAGTAAGCGTGGAAGATACTTATCAGGAGGATCTGACTACGAAAGCAGCTATGCTTCCTGAGCTGGAGCTGCTAACAGAAAAGCTGGCTCAACGGCTGCTGCGTTCCGGCCTGAAGGGCAGAACAGTAACCCTGAAATTCAAGTTTCATGATTTTACTATTATAACGCGCAGCCATTCATCTGCTGAACTAATGAATAGTAAAGAAACCATTTTCCCTATTGTAAAGATCATACTGGACAAAGCGCCTGTTGAAGAAAAAAGAGTGCGCCTCTTAGGCGTTGGCATCTCCAATTTTGAAATAGCCGATCAACGAAAAAAAGATAATCCGGATGGGCAGTTGAGATTGTTCTGA
- a CDS encoding pyrimidine dimer DNA glycosylase/endonuclease V, which yields MRLWSIHPKYLDTKVLLAAWREALLAKHVPEGKTKGYKNHPQWIRPGQELPF from the coding sequence ATGAGACTCTGGTCTATACATCCGAAATACTTAGATACCAAGGTGCTTCTGGCAGCATGGCGGGAAGCGTTGCTGGCAAAGCATGTACCGGAAGGAAAAACAAAAGGGTATAAAAATCATCCGCAATGGATCCGCCCTGGCCAGGAATTACCGTTTTGA
- a CDS encoding amidohydrolase family protein, whose protein sequence is MRSRSGILLFLFFPFLAKAQEPVLVLKHITVVDVKKGGLIKNVSVSIRGNRIEHMGNNIEIPYSATIIEARNKYLIPGLWDMHVHLSYYGKDALAMLAANGITGVRDMGGNLTQIDEWRDEIAAGKLAGPRIKRAGPFIDGPKKMSPLRASFTRIPASENAARQLVDSLKTAGVDFIKVHSRLSRAIFFAVSDEARRQHIPVVVHLPKAVSPEDAVRAGVRSIEHTESLLGSVIYEEQDTVRTRQTISALKKLYGTYGKKLAASIAAHKIFYDPTLISLYRVHGTGYEKMLAPRLLPLITQLHQAKVKLLTGSDFAGKDAGIRPGYDLHDELVLFTQAGLTPLEALQAATVNAAECLYMTDSLGTVEEGKIADLVLLNADPLKNIHNSRDIFAAVLNGHYWPAEALKRRLLKADQ, encoded by the coding sequence GTGCGCAGCAGATCAGGCATACTTCTTTTTTTATTTTTTCCATTCCTGGCAAAAGCCCAGGAACCCGTATTGGTGCTCAAACACATTACGGTGGTTGATGTAAAAAAAGGAGGCCTTATAAAAAATGTGTCTGTCAGCATCCGTGGCAACCGCATTGAGCATATGGGTAACAACATAGAGATCCCTTATAGCGCCACGATCATAGAAGCACGGAATAAATATTTGATCCCCGGGCTGTGGGATATGCATGTGCACCTCTCCTATTATGGCAAAGACGCTCTGGCAATGCTTGCTGCAAACGGCATCACCGGTGTGCGGGACATGGGCGGTAATCTTACGCAGATTGATGAGTGGCGGGATGAAATAGCAGCCGGGAAACTTGCGGGCCCACGCATCAAACGGGCAGGCCCTTTTATTGACGGCCCCAAAAAAATGAGCCCGCTCCGGGCATCCTTTACAAGGATCCCGGCCAGTGAAAATGCCGCCCGCCAATTGGTCGATTCTCTAAAAACAGCAGGCGTTGATTTTATTAAAGTGCACAGCCGGCTTTCCCGTGCTATTTTTTTTGCCGTGAGTGACGAGGCACGAAGACAGCATATTCCAGTGGTGGTGCACCTCCCTAAAGCCGTTAGTCCCGAAGATGCTGTCCGTGCAGGTGTAAGAAGTATAGAACATACAGAATCGCTCTTGGGCAGTGTCATATATGAAGAACAGGATACCGTTCGTACCCGGCAAACCATATCAGCATTGAAAAAGCTGTATGGTACATATGGAAAAAAACTGGCTGCATCGATCGCAGCTCATAAAATATTTTATGATCCAACTCTGATCTCTTTATATAGAGTGCATGGTACGGGTTATGAAAAAATGCTTGCCCCCCGCTTATTGCCTTTAATAACACAGCTGCACCAGGCAAAGGTAAAACTGCTAACCGGCTCCGATTTTGCCGGTAAGGATGCGGGCATCCGGCCGGGCTATGACCTGCACGACGAATTGGTGCTTTTTACACAGGCAGGGCTTACGCCACTGGAAGCACTTCAAGCAGCAACGGTCAATGCTGCTGAATGCCTTTATATGACTGATTCTCTGGGCACCGTTGAAGAAGGAAAAATCGCAGATCTGGTGCTGCTTAATGCAGATCCGCTCAAAAACATTCATAACTCCCGGGATATTTTTGCGGCAGTACTGAATGGGCACTACTGGCCCGCAGAAGCGCTAAAACGCAGGCTTCTTAAAGCAGATCAATAG
- the hepC gene encoding heparin-sulfate lyase HepC produces MRCTQYTGLSILFIGIAFLLKAQQTPISQKDFDIINLNYPGLEKVKTAVAAHQYDKAATALLTYFKKKSADREPDFSASEENVSMDQPVDKATKATADSALLHKFQPHKGYGFFDYGKDINWQLWPVKDNEVRWQLHRVKWWQSMALVYRATHNERYATEWMAQFSDWVAKNPPGLSADNDKYAWRPLEVSDRILNLAPAFSIFVSSPHFTPAFLMRFLKSYHQQADYLSTHYADKGNHRLFEAQRVLFAGTSFPEFKNAPAWRKSGIEILNTEIKKQVYPDGVQWELSPNYHVAMINTFLSALRSARAAGLEREFSAGYRETVEKMILATINYSFPDYTYPMFGDAKLVDKKSMLKAYNSWAKAFPDNAIIQFFASQGSKGKQPPYLSHGLATSGFYTFRNGWKEDATVLVLKASPPGAFHAQPDNGTFNLWIKGRNFTPDAGCYVYAGDSTIMKLRNWYRQTRVHSTLTLDNANMVITQAQQQQWKTGKGLDILTYTNPSYPKLKHQRSVLFIDQKYFLMIDRAIGKATGNIGVHFQLKEDSKAVFDQHYHKVHTTYADGNNLLIQSLNKDQVSLKEEEGKVSYAYRREVSRPAFVFEKPKTDGHPQTFVTILYPYSGEKVPEISLKENAGNNYDTNSLHLTLTINGRQKELVMKLAD; encoded by the coding sequence ATGCGCTGCACTCAATATACTGGTCTTAGCATCCTGTTTATAGGAATCGCTTTCCTTCTTAAGGCACAGCAAACGCCTATATCCCAAAAAGACTTTGATATCATCAACCTTAATTACCCCGGACTGGAAAAAGTAAAAACAGCGGTAGCTGCTCATCAATATGATAAGGCAGCTACGGCACTTCTGACCTATTTCAAAAAGAAAAGCGCTGACCGGGAGCCGGATTTCAGCGCTTCAGAAGAGAATGTAAGCATGGATCAGCCGGTGGATAAGGCTACTAAGGCCACTGCGGACAGCGCCTTACTGCATAAGTTTCAGCCCCACAAGGGCTATGGCTTCTTTGATTATGGCAAAGACATTAACTGGCAGCTGTGGCCGGTAAAAGATAACGAGGTTCGCTGGCAACTGCACCGGGTAAAATGGTGGCAGTCCATGGCCCTGGTATATCGCGCTACCCATAATGAGCGGTATGCAACAGAATGGATGGCTCAGTTCTCAGACTGGGTAGCAAAAAACCCACCGGGCCTGTCGGCAGATAACGATAAATATGCCTGGCGCCCGCTGGAAGTATCTGACAGGATCCTGAACCTGGCGCCGGCCTTCAGCATCTTTGTAAGCTCACCGCATTTTACACCTGCTTTTCTGATGCGCTTTTTAAAAAGCTATCACCAGCAGGCCGACTATCTTTCCACACATTATGCAGACAAAGGCAATCACCGTTTGTTTGAAGCGCAGCGGGTGTTGTTTGCAGGCACTTCCTTTCCTGAATTTAAAAATGCGCCGGCATGGAGAAAAAGCGGTATTGAAATATTGAATACCGAGATCAAAAAACAGGTATACCCCGATGGGGTGCAATGGGAGCTGTCGCCCAATTATCATGTAGCCATGATCAACACCTTCCTGAGCGCCTTACGTTCCGCACGCGCCGCAGGGCTTGAAAGGGAATTTTCGGCCGGCTACCGGGAAACGGTTGAAAAAATGATCCTGGCAACCATCAATTATTCCTTTCCGGATTATACGTACCCGATGTTTGGAGATGCCAAACTGGTTGATAAAAAAAGCATGCTTAAAGCCTATAACAGTTGGGCAAAGGCTTTTCCGGATAATGCGATCATACAGTTTTTTGCTTCGCAAGGCAGCAAAGGAAAACAACCTCCGTATCTTTCACACGGCCTTGCCACCTCCGGCTTCTATACCTTCCGGAACGGGTGGAAGGAGGATGCTACGGTGCTGGTGCTGAAGGCCAGCCCTCCGGGGGCTTTTCATGCCCAGCCGGATAACGGTACTTTTAACCTATGGATAAAAGGGCGCAACTTTACTCCGGATGCCGGCTGTTATGTGTATGCCGGTGATTCAACCATTATGAAGCTGCGGAACTGGTATCGCCAGACCCGTGTGCACAGCACGCTTACATTGGATAATGCCAATATGGTCATTACGCAGGCGCAGCAGCAGCAATGGAAAACAGGTAAAGGCCTGGATATCCTTACTTATACCAATCCCAGCTATCCGAAGCTAAAGCATCAGCGCAGTGTGCTGTTCATCGATCAGAAATATTTTTTAATGATCGACAGGGCCATAGGAAAAGCAACCGGAAACATCGGCGTACATTTTCAATTAAAAGAAGACAGCAAAGCCGTTTTTGACCAGCACTATCATAAAGTGCATACCACCTATGCTGATGGCAATAACCTGCTGATCCAAAGCCTGAACAAAGACCAGGTATCCCTGAAAGAAGAAGAAGGCAAAGTTTCCTATGCTTACCGCAGGGAAGTAAGCCGCCCGGCCTTTGTATTTGAAAAACCAAAGACAGACGGGCATCCGCAAACCTTTGTCACCATTCTGTACCCATATAGCGGGGAAAAAGTGCCGGAAATTTCATTAAAAGAAAATGCCGGAAATAATTATGATACTAACAGCCTCCACCTTACGTTAACCATTAACGGCCGGCAAAAAGAGCTGGTAATGAAGCTGGCAGATTGA
- a CDS encoding glycoside hydrolase family 88 protein: MKKRFNVIIAGFSLFISVTSMAQAAGKEAWFLHAVDVVSQQLTRAAQVYTPGHHPRSVNPDGTVRLANYTDWTTGFFPGCLWYCYELTGDQQLAAAAKKFTLALDSVRYIKKTHDMGFMLYCSYGNAWRITGDTVYLPALRDGVRNLYNRFSPKTGTIRSWDFGPWHYPVIIDNMMNLEYLYWAATRFNIPAYAQAANMHAITTMKNHYRKDYSSYHVVDYDPATGKVLSRGTHQGLADESAWARGQAWGLYGYTMCYKNAHDPRFLQQAEHIACFLMHHPRMPKDKVPVWDFDVHNAMDPDGRAPRDASAAAVMASALLDLSTQAKDGKKYFDYAKEILEALSSNAYLAKPGENHLFILKHSVGAFLYNSEVDTPLNYADYYYLEALKRYAALKKQSAPDQ, translated from the coding sequence ATGAAAAAACGATTCAATGTCATTATAGCAGGCTTCAGCCTCTTTATTTCTGTTACGTCAATGGCCCAGGCGGCCGGAAAAGAAGCCTGGTTCCTTCATGCGGTTGATGTGGTTAGTCAACAGCTTACCAGGGCCGCTCAGGTATATACCCCCGGGCATCATCCACGTTCGGTCAACCCTGATGGCACGGTACGGCTTGCCAATTATACGGACTGGACCACTGGTTTTTTTCCCGGCTGCCTCTGGTATTGTTATGAGCTTACGGGTGATCAGCAACTGGCAGCTGCGGCAAAAAAATTTACACTGGCGCTGGACTCCGTCCGTTACATTAAGAAAACGCACGACATGGGCTTTATGCTGTATTGTTCCTATGGCAATGCCTGGCGCATCACCGGTGATACGGTTTACCTGCCCGCCCTGCGGGATGGGGTACGTAACCTCTATAACCGCTTTAGCCCGAAAACAGGCACCATCCGCTCCTGGGATTTTGGACCCTGGCACTACCCGGTAATCATTGATAATATGATGAACCTGGAATACCTGTACTGGGCAGCCACGCGGTTTAACATACCGGCTTACGCACAGGCAGCTAATATGCATGCCATTACTACTATGAAGAATCATTACCGCAAAGATTACAGCTCTTATCATGTGGTAGATTATGACCCCGCTACGGGCAAAGTGCTCAGCAGGGGTACCCACCAGGGGCTTGCTGATGAATCTGCATGGGCGCGTGGCCAGGCCTGGGGGCTGTATGGCTATACCATGTGCTATAAAAATGCACATGATCCCCGTTTTTTACAGCAGGCGGAACATATTGCCTGTTTCCTGATGCATCATCCGCGCATGCCGAAGGATAAAGTACCGGTATGGGACTTTGATGTGCACAATGCAATGGACCCCGACGGAAGAGCCCCGCGCGATGCTTCTGCCGCTGCTGTAATGGCCTCCGCGCTGCTTGATCTGAGCACACAGGCAAAAGACGGGAAAAAATATTTTGATTATGCAAAGGAAATACTGGAAGCATTGTCCTCCAACGCTTATCTGGCAAAGCCCGGCGAAAATCATCTTTTTATCTTGAAGCACAGCGTAGGCGCCTTCCTTTATAATTCAGAAGTGGATACCCCGCTGAACTATGCTGATTATTATTATCTTGAAGCGCTGAAACGATACGCCGCACTTAAAAAACAGAGCGCTCCGGATCAGTAA
- a CDS encoding SusC/RagA family TonB-linked outer membrane protein: MKSILILFFMLMSISGGLWAQTITIKGVVSSSSGEPLEGVTIHEKGAARTAATQKDGHYIIEATPDGVLVFSHIGYEGKEERIGNREQINITLTAEDKSLDQVVVVGYGTQKRKDLTGAISSVSGAELAKVPVQNVGQALQGRLAGVQVTMADGSPGAEPSIKIRGGTSITQSNEPLYVVDGVPQTDGLAFLDPTDIESVDVLKDASATAIYGARGANGVVLITTKQIRAGKVTVNYDGYVGAKKITDEIPVMGAYDYLVLDYERRAGDSAKIASFTKLYGPFDSLKTIYGNRSGKDWQDEVFGSMVFNQYHKVSINGGSKDTRFNVFYSRSKDDGIMLNSGSTKNIGKITLTHKIGDRFTINAIANYSNQKITGLPPTEGGNARLTYLQTLLQYRPVSGRNPADDDALLDLETDPLDNQSSPAFQSPIIGARSRLRERVINTLNASATLQYKLSKSFTYRGLISYMAKGNKYKQFNTSESIVAIRSGGPFGSITEENDSRLNYNNTLTYTHTFAGAHNLDVTAGQEYIYNYFENFGTSASAFPTVNNGWDDLSLGTIYGTPSSHAEDDKLLSFFGRLNYGYKSKYLLTASLRADGSSKFGINNRWGVFPSVAVAWRLINENFIKEIPAFSDLKLRVSYGQAGNNRISNYAALGIYTTGSYPLNNTITTSAYQNNLPNPNLKWEANQAINIGLDLGLFDQRITLTTEYYDNRSKDLLFDTRIPSSSGFTSQFQNIGTTLAKGLEFTLNTINIRNADFKWNTSFNIAFPKTRVLELSDGETSKIVNSYTTFNDYILQVGQPVGLMYGYVADGLYQVDDFNYDAATKTYTLKDGIVKDNRTVQPGYQKFKDISGPDGVPDGVINDLDRAIIGNANPKYTGGISNTLSYKNFDLSLFLNFSVGNDIYNANVLNNAALSNDLKNTLSRFTNRWMTIDANGNPVTDPAALAALNQGKTIPSYIGMVSDRPYSTMIEDGSFLRINNLSLGYTLPSGWIKKAKISNARVYFTAYNLHVFTKYTGYDPEVSVVNNAITPGVDFSAYPRAKSFVLGVNLSL; the protein is encoded by the coding sequence ATGAAATCAATTCTTATTCTGTTTTTTATGCTGATGAGTATTTCAGGGGGGCTATGGGCTCAGACGATTACTATAAAAGGAGTGGTGAGCAGTAGTTCCGGCGAACCGCTGGAAGGGGTTACCATCCATGAAAAGGGCGCTGCCAGAACAGCGGCCACCCAAAAGGATGGTCATTATATAATTGAAGCCACCCCGGATGGAGTGCTGGTTTTTTCCCATATAGGGTACGAGGGAAAGGAAGAGCGCATCGGCAACCGGGAACAGATTAACATTACCCTGACTGCAGAAGATAAAAGCCTGGACCAGGTAGTGGTGGTGGGCTATGGTACTCAAAAAAGAAAAGACCTTACGGGCGCCATCAGTTCTGTAAGCGGGGCTGAGCTGGCCAAAGTGCCGGTGCAGAATGTGGGCCAGGCGCTGCAGGGCCGGCTGGCAGGAGTGCAGGTCACCATGGCAGATGGGTCGCCGGGGGCGGAACCCTCTATTAAAATAAGGGGTGGTACTTCCATTACTCAAAGTAACGAGCCTTTATATGTAGTGGATGGTGTGCCGCAAACAGACGGACTGGCTTTTCTGGATCCTACAGATATTGAATCGGTGGATGTGCTTAAGGATGCTTCTGCAACCGCTATTTACGGTGCCAGGGGCGCTAATGGCGTGGTTTTGATCACCACCAAACAGATCAGGGCCGGCAAGGTAACGGTGAACTATGATGGATATGTGGGGGCTAAAAAAATTACAGATGAAATTCCGGTGATGGGAGCTTATGATTACCTGGTACTGGATTACGAACGGAGAGCCGGAGATTCTGCCAAGATCGCAAGTTTTACCAAATTATACGGCCCGTTTGATTCCCTGAAAACCATTTATGGCAACCGGTCCGGCAAAGACTGGCAGGACGAGGTTTTTGGAAGCATGGTCTTTAACCAGTATCATAAAGTGAGCATTAACGGAGGCAGTAAGGATACCCGTTTTAATGTATTCTATTCCCGGAGCAAAGATGATGGCATTATGCTCAACAGCGGGTCTACAAAAAATATCGGGAAGATCACCCTTACGCATAAAATTGGAGACAGGTTTACCATTAATGCGATCGCAAATTATTCCAACCAGAAAATCACTGGTTTGCCGCCTACTGAAGGTGGAAATGCCCGGCTGACCTATTTGCAAACTCTTTTGCAATACCGCCCGGTAAGCGGAAGGAATCCGGCTGACGACGATGCGCTGCTGGACCTGGAAACAGACCCGCTGGATAATCAAAGCTCTCCTGCTTTCCAAAGCCCCATTATAGGAGCCAGGTCCCGGCTGAGGGAGCGTGTCATTAACACCCTTAATGCAAGTGCAACCCTACAATATAAATTGTCCAAAAGTTTTACCTACCGCGGGCTGATCAGTTATATGGCAAAAGGAAATAAATACAAACAGTTCAATACTTCCGAATCCATTGTGGCCATCCGCAGCGGCGGTCCGTTTGGAAGTATTACTGAAGAAAATGACAGCCGGCTGAATTACAATAATACGCTTACCTATACGCATACTTTTGCAGGTGCGCATAACCTGGATGTAACTGCGGGCCAGGAATATATTTATAATTATTTTGAAAATTTCGGAACCAGCGCATCTGCGTTTCCAACGGTTAATAACGGTTGGGACGATCTTTCGCTTGGAACAATTTATGGCACACCCAGCTCTCATGCGGAAGACGACAAGTTATTATCTTTCTTTGGGCGCCTCAATTACGGGTACAAGAGCAAATACCTGTTAACGGCCAGTTTGAGAGCCGATGGGTCTTCAAAATTCGGTATCAATAACCGATGGGGCGTATTCCCTTCTGTAGCGGTTGCCTGGAGGCTGATCAACGAAAATTTTATTAAGGAAATACCTGCTTTTTCTGATTTGAAATTAAGGGTAAGCTATGGGCAGGCCGGTAATAACCGCATCAGCAACTATGCAGCACTGGGTATCTATACCACCGGTTCTTACCCGCTCAATAATACCATTACAACTTCCGCCTACCAGAACAATCTGCCAAACCCCAACCTGAAATGGGAAGCCAACCAGGCCATAAACATTGGATTGGACCTGGGGTTGTTTGACCAGCGCATCACCCTTACTACGGAGTATTATGATAACCGCTCAAAGGATTTGTTATTTGATACCCGTATTCCTTCCAGCTCCGGGTTCACAAGCCAGTTTCAGAATATAGGAACCACTTTGGCAAAGGGCCTGGAATTTACCCTGAATACAATAAATATCCGGAATGCTGATTTTAAATGGAATACCAGTTTTAACATTGCTTTTCCCAAAACCAGGGTGCTGGAGCTCAGTGACGGGGAAACTTCAAAAATTGTAAACAGCTATACTACCTTTAATGATTATATCCTTCAGGTAGGGCAACCGGTAGGACTGATGTATGGGTATGTGGCCGATGGTTTGTACCAGGTGGACGATTTTAACTACGATGCTGCCACCAAAACGTATACCTTAAAGGATGGCATCGTAAAAGACAACCGTACCGTTCAACCCGGGTATCAGAAATTTAAGGACATCAGTGGCCCTGATGGGGTGCCCGATGGCGTTATCAATGATCTAGACCGCGCCATTATCGGCAATGCAAATCCCAAATACACAGGAGGGATCTCCAATACCCTGAGCTATAAGAATTTTGACCTGAGCCTGTTTTTAAACTTTTCTGTAGGAAATGATATCTATAACGCAAACGTGCTCAATAATGCCGCATTGAGTAATGACCTTAAAAACACATTATCCCGTTTTACGAACAGGTGGATGACGATTGATGCCAACGGGAACCCTGTAACCGACCCGGCCGCACTTGCTGCACTGAACCAGGGTAAAACCATTCCTTCATATATAGGTATGGTTTCCGACAGGCCTTACAGCACGATGATCGAGGATGGCTCCTTCCTGCGGATTAATAACCTGAGCCTGGGATATACCCTGCCGTCCGGCTGGATAAAAAAAGCAAAGATCAGTAATGCCCGTGTTTATTTTACTGCATATAATTTACATGTGTTTACAAAATACACCGGGTATGATCCTGAAGTAAGCGTTGTGAATAATGCCATTACTCCCGGCGTTGATTTTAGTGCTTACCCGCGTGCAAAATCTTTTGTTTTGGGTGTAAACCTATCCTTATAA
- a CDS encoding RagB/SusD family nutrient uptake outer membrane protein, giving the protein MKYRTVFRPAMIIATFWVLVIAGGCKKALETTPYSYFTSDNFYTSIDEAYMATLGVYGAVSSWDGYGWNIPMVFDNDNDIGQTSGIAADNWRIIPHYSGIPETDMFYGTWSALYQGIDRANVVLEKIPEMSIYSSGTDDEKAQLNRMLGEAKFLRGFYYSELVRLWGDVPFKTTSSKAGDDLHLGLTDRYTIYEQIIKDMQEAAALLPEAMPTDERINKWAAKAMLARVALFAGGYSLRANGQMQRPDNYKDYYKLAQQQINEIMAANPYKLNPSYPQVFINQCKHVLEPTESIFEIAFYTPTGPAGEAPNASRFGYFNAPATATGVYGGTSARCLTVRPFYESYQQGDFRRDFAIARFKIDADGNRVYIVSGKNDQNWTVGKWSREYQTNSPTEIGSTDINTVIMRYSDLLLMQAEVENELNEGPNQIALDAINQVRRRAYGLDMAGSGITLSVTNGGSGYTAAPTVTISGGGGNYANAVATLKNGSVSGVTMYNAGFGYTALPTVTVSGGDGTGAEITASLAAKPSKADIDIPSGLTKQAFLDTLISERAKELCFEGMRRADLIRWNLLGTRIAQTYAQLQAIRSTYPYPAGTNFVPGKHELYPFPQNETDVNKNITRQNPGY; this is encoded by the coding sequence ATGAAATACAGAACAGTATTCAGACCGGCAATGATCATTGCCACATTTTGGGTGCTGGTAATAGCAGGAGGCTGTAAAAAAGCACTGGAAACCACGCCTTATTCCTACTTTACCAGCGATAATTTTTATACAAGCATTGATGAGGCCTATATGGCTACCCTTGGAGTATACGGCGCAGTATCTTCCTGGGACGGCTATGGCTGGAATATTCCGATGGTGTTTGATAATGATAATGACATCGGGCAAACCTCAGGAATTGCTGCCGATAACTGGCGGATCATTCCGCACTATTCCGGCATCCCTGAAACGGATATGTTCTATGGTACCTGGAGCGCTTTGTACCAGGGCATTGACCGGGCAAATGTTGTTTTGGAAAAAATTCCTGAAATGAGCATTTACAGCAGTGGGACAGATGATGAAAAAGCACAATTGAACCGGATGCTGGGAGAAGCAAAATTCCTGCGGGGATTTTACTATTCAGAGCTGGTGCGCCTATGGGGGGATGTGCCGTTCAAAACAACCTCATCAAAAGCGGGGGACGACCTGCACCTGGGGCTTACTGACCGGTACACTATTTATGAACAGATCATTAAAGATATGCAGGAGGCTGCAGCATTGCTTCCTGAAGCGATGCCCACGGATGAACGCATCAATAAATGGGCGGCAAAAGCCATGCTGGCCCGCGTGGCTTTGTTTGCGGGCGGCTATTCTTTAAGGGCCAACGGACAAATGCAGCGGCCTGATAATTATAAGGATTATTATAAACTGGCGCAACAGCAGATTAATGAAATAATGGCTGCCAATCCCTATAAGCTCAATCCAAGCTACCCGCAGGTATTTATAAATCAGTGCAAGCACGTGCTGGAGCCCACGGAAAGTATTTTTGAAATAGCGTTTTACACGCCTACAGGCCCTGCAGGTGAGGCGCCCAATGCTTCCCGTTTTGGTTATTTTAATGCGCCTGCCACGGCTACCGGCGTATATGGAGGTACTTCCGCCCGATGCTTAACGGTGCGTCCTTTTTATGAAAGTTACCAGCAAGGTGATTTCAGAAGGGATTTTGCAATAGCCCGGTTTAAGATTGATGCAGACGGCAACAGGGTGTATATTGTTTCCGGAAAAAATGATCAGAACTGGACGGTAGGAAAATGGAGCCGGGAGTACCAGACCAATTCGCCAACAGAAATAGGCAGTACCGATATCAATACAGTGATTATGCGTTATTCTGATCTGTTATTGATGCAGGCAGAGGTAGAGAACGAATTGAATGAAGGGCCCAACCAGATTGCACTGGACGCTATTAACCAGGTACGCAGAAGGGCTTACGGACTGGATATGGCCGGAAGCGGCATTACGCTTTCTGTTACCAATGGAGGATCCGGCTACACCGCTGCACCTACGGTAACCATTTCCGGTGGCGGAGGCAATTATGCTAATGCTGTTGCAACCCTTAAAAATGGCAGTGTCAGTGGCGTTACTATGTATAATGCCGGCTTTGGATATACAGCCTTGCCTACCGTGACGGTTTCCGGGGGAGACGGAACCGGCGCTGAAATTACCGCCAGCCTGGCTGCCAAGCCATCAAAGGCCGACATTGATATTCCTTCGGGTTTAACCAAGCAGGCCTTTCTGGATACGCTGATCAGTGAGCGGGCAAAAGAGCTTTGTTTTGAAGGGATGCGCCGGGCAGATCTGATCCGCTGGAACCTGCTGGGTACCAGAATTGCCCAAACGTATGCACAACTGCAGGCCATACGTTCTACCTATCCTTATCCTGCGGGTACCAATTTTGTACCCGGCAAACATGAACTGTATCCGTTTCCTCAGAATGAAACAGATGTTAATAAGAATATTACAAGACAAAATCCCGGATATTGA